The following are from one region of the Sorghum bicolor cultivar BTx623 chromosome 2, Sorghum_bicolor_NCBIv3, whole genome shotgun sequence genome:
- the LOC8055891 gene encoding probable sarcosine oxidase: MAAASNGEGGHGQGRFDVIVVGAGIMGSCAAYAASSRGARVLLLERFDLLHHRGSSHGESRTIRATYPQAHYPPMVRLSRRLWDEAQADAGYAVLTPTPHLDLGPADDPALVAAIRNGGATEVALAAAAAGDDESASASWPWAGVFRVPDGWTAAPSELGGVMKATKAVAMFQALAVKKGAVLRDRAEVVDVTTSSKRGEGEGSIISVRTSSGEEFHGTKCIVTVGAWTSKLIRSVSGLDLPVQPVHTLICYWKVKPGHEQELTPEAGFPTFASYGDPYIYGTPSMEFPGLIKIAMHGGPPCDPDGRDWSTGGLVEPVARWIDAVMPDHVDTAGGPVIRQCCMYSVTPDDDYVVDFLGGEFGKDVVVGAGFSGHGFKMGPAVGRILAEMALDGVARTAADAGVDLRPLRIGRFAENPKGNL, from the exons ATGGCGGCGGCGTCCAACGGCGAGGGCGGCCACGGCCAAGGCCGGTTCGACGTGATCGTGGTGGGCGCGGGCATCATGGGCAGCTGCGCGGCGTACGCGGCGTCCTCCCGCGGCGCGCGCGTGCTGCTCCTGGAGCGGTTCGACCTGCTCCACCACAGGGGCTCCTCGCACGGCGAGTCGCGCACCATCCGCGCCACCTACCCGCAGGCGCACTACCCGCCCATGGTGCGCCTGTCGCGCCGCCTCTGGGACGAGGCCCAGGCCGACGCCGGGTACGCCGTGCTCACGCCCACCCCGCACCTCGACCTGGGCCCGGCGGACGACCCGGCGCTCGTCGCCGCCATCAGGAACGGCGGCGCCACCGAGGtcgccctcgccgccgccgcagccggggATGAtgagtcggcgtcggcgtcctgGCCCTGGGCGGGCGTGTTCAGGGTCCCCGACGGGTGGACGGCGGCGCCGAGCGAGCTGGGCGGGGTCATGAAGGCCACCAAGGCCGTGGCCATGTTCCAGGCGCTCGCCGTCAAGAAGGGCGCcgtcctcagggacagggctGAGGTGGTGGACGTCACCACCAGCTCCAAGCGAGGTGAAG GAGAGGGGTCAATAATCTCGGTGAGGACGTCGAGCGGCGAGGAGTTCCATGGCACCAAATGCATAGTGACAGTGGGCGCTTGGACGAGCAAGCTGATCAGGTCGGTAAGCGGCCTGGACCTTCCCGTGCAGCCGGTGCACACGCTCATCTGCTACTGGAAGGTGAAGCCGGGGCACGAGCAGGAGCTGACCCCGGAGGCCGGCTTCCCGACGTTCGCCAGCTACGGCGACCCCTACATCTACGGCACCCCGTCGATGGAGTTCCCGGGGCTGATCAAGATCGCCATGCACGGCGGGCCGCCCTGCGACCCGGACGGCAGGGACTGGTCCACGGGCGGCCTGGTGGAGCCCGTGGCGCGGTGGATCGACGCCGTCATGCCGGACCACGTCGACACCGCCGGCGGGCCGGTCATCCGGCAGTGCTGCATGTACTCCGTCACCCCCGACGACGACTACGTGGTCGACTTCCTCGGCGGGGAGTTCGGCAAGGacgtcgtcgtcggcgccggGTTCTCTGGCCATGGCTTCAAGATGGGCCCGGCCGTCGGGAGGATCCTGGCCGAGATGGCCTTGGACGGGGTGGCCAGGACGGCGGCCGACGCCGGAGTAGACCTCCGCCCCTTAAGGATCGGCCGGTTTGCGGAAAATCCCAAAGGAAACCTGTAG
- the LOC8054759 gene encoding KH domain-containing protein HEN4 isoform X1, producing MENRHGSRPFYRPPMQEIRPPMQEIGTDKVRNSSVPQSGLPDPSRYTFVSMENHHRSGPFYRPPVQKIRPPMQEIGTDKSMENHHISGPFYRPPVQEIRPPMQEIGTDKVRNSDVSQSGLPDQDRNTFEIMENHHRSGPFYRPSVQEIRPPMQEIGTHKISNPGVPQSRLLDPARYTFENMKNCHRNGPFYRPPMQEIRPPMQVIGTHKISGSFPQVRKALLAVSTCLQDNPRPDTHNIPMGRPFGPPGSGPGCPPGMDPHSQRSYLPPHIPDYHTRNYPNNAGAPGPRFFFEQEIVFRMIILNEMVGSIIGKGGSTIRALQSETGACIKILELVADSDERVVAISARENSDMMHSPAQDAVVRVYSRISEASMDRSSPTPARLLVPSQHIGCLLGKGGSIITEMRKITGASIRIFGNEQIPRCAQRNDEMVQVTGSFQSIQDALLHITGRIRDVILPKPHPSGGMPPYPPVGNIPVHQSRQEPPPPHLHPSGGMPPYPMHSFRPDAPMGHFETGDHRPPPVHSMEYMGADRMPYSYGGEQGGPRPFLEQPSPRTWPPEAPRTNSEAPRNMPDAVLATDLRKGPVASENQVATPTSTTTEVVIPCKYIGFVCGNSGSEIEEIRQMSGASITVHDPKPGDTNSIVVICGDPEQTKKAQSLIHAFIFCGLQT from the exons ATGGAGAATCGCCATGGAAGTAGACCATTCTATCGTCCACCTATGCAAGAAATTCGTCCGCCTATGCAAGAAATTGGGACGGACAAGGTAAGAAACTCGAGTGTTCCGCAATCAGGATTGCCAGATCCGTCTAGATATACCTTTGTGAGCATGGAAAATCACCACAGAAGTGGACCATTCTATCGTCCGCCTGTGCAAAAAATTCGTCCGCCTATGCAAGAAATTGGGACTGATAAG AGCATGGAGAACCACCATATAAGTGGACCATTCTATCGTCCGCCTGTGCAAGAAATTCGTCCGCCTATGCAAGAAATTGGGACTGACAAGGTAAGAAACTCGGATGTTTCGCAATCAGGACTGCCAGATCAGGATAGAAATACCTTTGAGATCATGGAGAATCACCATAGAAGTGGGCCATTCTATCGTCCGTCGGTTCAAGAAATTCGTCCGCCTATGCAAGAAATTGGGACTCACAAGATAAGTAACCCGGGTGTTCCGCAATCAAGATTGCTAGATCCCGCTAGATATACCTTTGAGAACATGAAGAATTGCCATAGAAATGGACCATTTTATCGCCCGCCCATGCAAGAAATTCGTCCTCCTATGCAAGTAATTGGGACTCACAAG ATAAGTGGGAGCTTTCCTCAAGTACGGAAAGCACTGTTAGCAGTTTCAACCTGCCTCCAAGATAATCCTAGGCCAGACACACATAATATTCCGATGGGAAGACCATTTGGGCCTCCAGGTAGTGGTCCTGGATGTCCGCCTGGCATGGATCCTCATTCTCAAAGAAGTTATTTACCACCACACATACCTGATTACCACACAAGGAATTATCCAAATAATGCTGGTGCCCCTGGTCCTAGATTCTTTTTTGAACAAGAGATAGTGTTCAGGATGATAATTCTGAATGAAATGGTGGGCAGCATAATTGGAAAAGGTGGTTCCACTATTCGGGCATTGCAAAGTGAAACTGGTGCTTGTATAAAGATTTTAGAGCTTGTTGCTGATTCAGATGAGCGTGTTGTTGCGATATCTGCACGTGAG AATTCTGACATGATGCATTCTCCAGCGCAAGATGCAGTTGTTCGGGTGTACTCTAGGATCTCAGAGGCATCTATGGATAGAAGTTCTCCTACACCTGCAAGGCTTCTCGTTCCATCACAACATATTGGTTGCCTGCTAGGAAAAGGTGGATCCATTATTACAGAGATGAGAAAGATTACAGGAGCTAGCATTCGAATTTTTGGGAATGAACAAATTCCAAGATGCGCACAGCGAAATGATGAGATGGTTCAG GTCACTGGTAGCTTCCAATCCATTCAGGATGCATTACTCCATATAACTGGAAGGATTAGGGATGTCATCCTTCCCAAGCCACACCCCAGTGGAGGCATGCCTCCATACCCACCTGTTGGAAACATCCCAGTTCACCAATCAAGACAAGAACCACCTCCGCCGCACCTACATCCCAGTGGGGGTATGCCTCCATACCCTATGCATTCTTTCAGACCTGATGCTCCCATGGGCCACTTCGAAACGGGTGATCATCGACCACCTCCTGTACATTCGATGGAATATATGGGTGCTGATAGGATGCCATACTCGTATGGTGGTGAACAAGGAGGTCCTCGCCCTTTTCTAGAACAGCCTTCACCAAGAACCTGGCCTCCTGAG GCACCGAGGACAAACAGTGAAGCTCCCAGAAACATGCCTGATGCAGTGCTAGCCACAGATTTGAGAAAGGGACCAGTGGCAAG TGAAAACCAAGTGGCTACACCAACAAGTACAACAACTGAAGTTGTTATTCCTTGCAAGTATATAGGCTTTGTTTGTGGAAACAGTGGCAGTGAAATTGAAGAAATAAGACAG ATGTCAGGTGCTTCAATTACAGTTCATGATCCGAAACCTGGCGACACAAACTCAATAGTTGTTATATGTGGGGATCCCGAACAAACAAAGAAGGCACAGAGCCTGATTCATGCCTTCATCTTCTGTGGCCTGCAAACATGA
- the LOC8054759 gene encoding KH domain-containing protein HEN4 isoform X2, with product MEVLSTPAGAGAAASSSSSSSTPSPSTRRPTTTLRLLCPSSRAAALRPSRDLHVDQPPVGDEAVLVISGPDAPAAAVRAWEHVVGHRVEGDEAMGGEEEEREVTGAVGCRMLAAGGQVGCVLGKGGKTVERMRQESGAQIRVFRNREQLPPFAPPGDELIHISGSFPQVRKALLAVSTCLQDNPRPDTHNIPMGRPFGPPGSGPGCPPGMDPHSQRSYLPPHIPDYHTRNYPNNAGAPGPRFFFEQEIVFRMIILNEMVGSIIGKGGSTIRALQSETGACIKILELVADSDERVVAISARENSDMMHSPAQDAVVRVYSRISEASMDRSSPTPARLLVPSQHIGCLLGKGGSIITEMRKITGASIRIFGNEQIPRCAQRNDEMVQVTGSFQSIQDALLHITGRIRDVILPKPHPSGGMPPYPPVGNIPVHQSRQEPPPPHLHPSGGMPPYPMHSFRPDAPMGHFETGDHRPPPVHSMEYMGADRMPYSYGGEQGGPRPFLEQPSPRTWPPEAPRTNSEAPRNMPDAVLATDLRKGPVASENQVATPTSTTTEVVIPCKYIGFVCGNSGSEIEEIRQMSGASITVHDPKPGDTNSIVVICGDPEQTKKAQSLIHAFIFCGLQT from the exons ATGGAAGTCCTCTCCACcccggccggcgccggcgccgccgcttcctcttcttcctcctcctcgacCCCTTCCCCCTCCACCAGGCGCCCTACCACCACGCTCCGCTTGCTCTGCCCCTCCAGCCGCGCCGCCGCGCTCCGCCCCTCACGGGACCTCCACGTGGACCAGCCCCCCGTGGGGGATGAGGCCGTGCTCGTCATCTCCGGGCCGGACGCCCCCGCCGCGGCGGTCAGGGCGTGGGAGCACGTGGTGGGCCACAGAGTCGAGGGCGACGAGGCGATGGGAGGGGAAGAGGAGGAGAGGGAGGTGACGGGCGCCGTGGGCTGCCGGATGCTGGCCGCCGGTGGGCAGGTGGGATGCGTCCTGGGGAAGGGCGGTAAGACGGTAGAGCGGATGAGGCAGGAGAGTGGCGCCCAGATCAGGGTGTTCCGGAATAGGGAGCAGCTGCCCCCTTTCGCGCCGCCGGGGGATGAGCTTATCCAT ATAAGTGGGAGCTTTCCTCAAGTACGGAAAGCACTGTTAGCAGTTTCAACCTGCCTCCAAGATAATCCTAGGCCAGACACACATAATATTCCGATGGGAAGACCATTTGGGCCTCCAGGTAGTGGTCCTGGATGTCCGCCTGGCATGGATCCTCATTCTCAAAGAAGTTATTTACCACCACACATACCTGATTACCACACAAGGAATTATCCAAATAATGCTGGTGCCCCTGGTCCTAGATTCTTTTTTGAACAAGAGATAGTGTTCAGGATGATAATTCTGAATGAAATGGTGGGCAGCATAATTGGAAAAGGTGGTTCCACTATTCGGGCATTGCAAAGTGAAACTGGTGCTTGTATAAAGATTTTAGAGCTTGTTGCTGATTCAGATGAGCGTGTTGTTGCGATATCTGCACGTGAG AATTCTGACATGATGCATTCTCCAGCGCAAGATGCAGTTGTTCGGGTGTACTCTAGGATCTCAGAGGCATCTATGGATAGAAGTTCTCCTACACCTGCAAGGCTTCTCGTTCCATCACAACATATTGGTTGCCTGCTAGGAAAAGGTGGATCCATTATTACAGAGATGAGAAAGATTACAGGAGCTAGCATTCGAATTTTTGGGAATGAACAAATTCCAAGATGCGCACAGCGAAATGATGAGATGGTTCAG GTCACTGGTAGCTTCCAATCCATTCAGGATGCATTACTCCATATAACTGGAAGGATTAGGGATGTCATCCTTCCCAAGCCACACCCCAGTGGAGGCATGCCTCCATACCCACCTGTTGGAAACATCCCAGTTCACCAATCAAGACAAGAACCACCTCCGCCGCACCTACATCCCAGTGGGGGTATGCCTCCATACCCTATGCATTCTTTCAGACCTGATGCTCCCATGGGCCACTTCGAAACGGGTGATCATCGACCACCTCCTGTACATTCGATGGAATATATGGGTGCTGATAGGATGCCATACTCGTATGGTGGTGAACAAGGAGGTCCTCGCCCTTTTCTAGAACAGCCTTCACCAAGAACCTGGCCTCCTGAG GCACCGAGGACAAACAGTGAAGCTCCCAGAAACATGCCTGATGCAGTGCTAGCCACAGATTTGAGAAAGGGACCAGTGGCAAG TGAAAACCAAGTGGCTACACCAACAAGTACAACAACTGAAGTTGTTATTCCTTGCAAGTATATAGGCTTTGTTTGTGGAAACAGTGGCAGTGAAATTGAAGAAATAAGACAG ATGTCAGGTGCTTCAATTACAGTTCATGATCCGAAACCTGGCGACACAAACTCAATAGTTGTTATATGTGGGGATCCCGAACAAACAAAGAAGGCACAGAGCCTGATTCATGCCTTCATCTTCTGTGGCCTGCAAACATGA
- the LOC8054759 gene encoding KH domain-containing protein HEN4 isoform X3, with translation MEVLSTPAGAGAAASSSSSSSTPSPSTRRPTTTLRLLCPSSRAAALRPSRDLHVDQPPVGDEAVLVISGPDAPAAAVRAWEHVVGHRVEGDEAMGGEEEEREVTGAVGCRMLAAGGQVGCVLGKGGKTVERMRQESGAQIRVFRNREQLPPFAPPGDELIHNSDMMHSPAQDAVVRVYSRISEASMDRSSPTPARLLVPSQHIGCLLGKGGSIITEMRKITGASIRIFGNEQIPRCAQRNDEMVQVTGSFQSIQDALLHITGRIRDVILPKPHPSGGMPPYPPVGNIPVHQSRQEPPPPHLHPSGGMPPYPMHSFRPDAPMGHFETGDHRPPPVHSMEYMGADRMPYSYGGEQGGPRPFLEQPSPRTWPPEAPRTNSEAPRNMPDAVLATDLRKGPVASENQVATPTSTTTEVVIPCKYIGFVCGNSGSEIEEIRQMSGASITVHDPKPGDTNSIVVICGDPEQTKKAQSLIHAFIFCGLQT, from the exons ATGGAAGTCCTCTCCACcccggccggcgccggcgccgccgcttcctcttcttcctcctcctcgacCCCTTCCCCCTCCACCAGGCGCCCTACCACCACGCTCCGCTTGCTCTGCCCCTCCAGCCGCGCCGCCGCGCTCCGCCCCTCACGGGACCTCCACGTGGACCAGCCCCCCGTGGGGGATGAGGCCGTGCTCGTCATCTCCGGGCCGGACGCCCCCGCCGCGGCGGTCAGGGCGTGGGAGCACGTGGTGGGCCACAGAGTCGAGGGCGACGAGGCGATGGGAGGGGAAGAGGAGGAGAGGGAGGTGACGGGCGCCGTGGGCTGCCGGATGCTGGCCGCCGGTGGGCAGGTGGGATGCGTCCTGGGGAAGGGCGGTAAGACGGTAGAGCGGATGAGGCAGGAGAGTGGCGCCCAGATCAGGGTGTTCCGGAATAGGGAGCAGCTGCCCCCTTTCGCGCCGCCGGGGGATGAGCTTATCCAT AATTCTGACATGATGCATTCTCCAGCGCAAGATGCAGTTGTTCGGGTGTACTCTAGGATCTCAGAGGCATCTATGGATAGAAGTTCTCCTACACCTGCAAGGCTTCTCGTTCCATCACAACATATTGGTTGCCTGCTAGGAAAAGGTGGATCCATTATTACAGAGATGAGAAAGATTACAGGAGCTAGCATTCGAATTTTTGGGAATGAACAAATTCCAAGATGCGCACAGCGAAATGATGAGATGGTTCAG GTCACTGGTAGCTTCCAATCCATTCAGGATGCATTACTCCATATAACTGGAAGGATTAGGGATGTCATCCTTCCCAAGCCACACCCCAGTGGAGGCATGCCTCCATACCCACCTGTTGGAAACATCCCAGTTCACCAATCAAGACAAGAACCACCTCCGCCGCACCTACATCCCAGTGGGGGTATGCCTCCATACCCTATGCATTCTTTCAGACCTGATGCTCCCATGGGCCACTTCGAAACGGGTGATCATCGACCACCTCCTGTACATTCGATGGAATATATGGGTGCTGATAGGATGCCATACTCGTATGGTGGTGAACAAGGAGGTCCTCGCCCTTTTCTAGAACAGCCTTCACCAAGAACCTGGCCTCCTGAG GCACCGAGGACAAACAGTGAAGCTCCCAGAAACATGCCTGATGCAGTGCTAGCCACAGATTTGAGAAAGGGACCAGTGGCAAG TGAAAACCAAGTGGCTACACCAACAAGTACAACAACTGAAGTTGTTATTCCTTGCAAGTATATAGGCTTTGTTTGTGGAAACAGTGGCAGTGAAATTGAAGAAATAAGACAG ATGTCAGGTGCTTCAATTACAGTTCATGATCCGAAACCTGGCGACACAAACTCAATAGTTGTTATATGTGGGGATCCCGAACAAACAAAGAAGGCACAGAGCCTGATTCATGCCTTCATCTTCTGTGGCCTGCAAACATGA
- the LOC8055892 gene encoding protein FAR1-RELATED SEQUENCE 5 codes for MSGLDSLLEYNEIVRHMFGNEEEAFQFYNKYGKEKGFSVRRSYCEWDSGHNEITLRKFVCSREGFREEKELKRESKKRKPQNITRVGCRAKLVIARDQSTGQWYVKDFIGEHNHPMAEPDVACLLRSHRRISDDQKAEILEMQISGIRKYQIMDIMQKQYGGYDKVGYTMRDLYNFCHRNKVETVAAGDAQTVISYLTECKCRDPDFFFQYKTDGEGHLKGLLWCDCQCRFDYAAFGDVVVFDSTYKTNRYNLPLVPFVGVNHHGSTVLFACGIIAQETIESYVWMLRTFSDAMAQKHPVSVITDGDLAMQRAIRLVWPNSSHRLCIWHIEQNIVRNLHEDGVKDDFRHFLYDCWSIEEVERKWLEFLDKHNVTDKESWLYQMYERREIWCAAYHAGNCYLGLRSNQRSESLNSRLQVHLDRKMTLFELVQHFDHCLSRLRSNEAHLDFEAENSEPCLQPDASIIEKEAAKSFTPGVFSKVQFSIRAASKCFMIEHLDG; via the coding sequence ATGTCGGGTCTTGATTCTTTACTGGAGTACAATGAAATTGTTAGGCATATGTTTGGTAATGAAGAAGAAGCATTTCAGTTTTATAACAAATATGGTAAGGAGAAAGGATTTAGTGTTAGGAGAAGCTACTGTGAGTGGGATAGTGGCCATAATGAGATTACCCTTCGGAAGTTTGTCTGCAGTCGTGAAGGTTTCCGAGAAGAGAAGGAGCTGAAGAGGGAGAGTAAGAAGCGGAAACCACAGAATATTACTCGTGTTGGATGTCGTGCTAAACTTGTGATTGCACGGGATCAGAGCACAGGGCAGTGGTATGTGAAGGATTTCATCGGTGAACACAACCATCCGATGGCGGAACCAGACGTTGCTTGTCTGCTGCGTTCACATAGAAGAATCAGCGATGATCAAAAAGCTGAGATTTTGGAGATGCAGATTTCTGGGATCCGTAAATACCAGATAATGGATATTATGCAAAAGCAGTATGGTGGGTACGATAAGGTTGGATATACAATGAGGGACCTGTACAATTTCTGCCATCGCAATAAGGTGGAGACAGTTGCCGCTGGTGATGCTCAAACAGTCATCAGTTACCTCACGGAATGCAAATGTAGGGATCCTGATTTCTTTTTCCAATACAAGACTGATGGGGAAGGGCACCTGAAGGGACTACTCTGGTGTGActgtcaatgtcggtttgattatGCAGCATTTGGTGATGTCGTCGTATTTGATAGCACGTACAAAACTAATCGATACAACCTGCCCCTTGTTCCTTTTGTTGGGGTGAATCACCATGGCAGCACCGTTCTCTTTGCATGTGGAATTATTGCACAGGAGACAATTGAGTCCTATGTGTGGATGCTAAGGACATTCTCTGATGCCATGGCTCAGAAGCATCCGGTTTCTGTGATCACTGATGGAGATCTTGCTATGCAGAGAGCAATCAGGCTGGTGTGGCCGAATTCATCGCACAGGCTATGCATATGGCATATTGAGCAGAACATTGTGCGTAATCTGCACGAAGATGGTGTCAAGGATGATTTCAGACATTTTCTTTATGACTGTTGGTCCATAGAAGAGGTTGAGAGGAAATGGCTAGAATTCTTGGATAAACATAATGTTACAGATAAGGAGTCATGGCTGTATCAGATGTATGAGAGGAGGGAAATCTGGTGTGCTGCGTATCATGCTGGTAACTGCTATTTAGGACTGAGGAGCAACCAACGGAGTGAGAGCCTAAACTCTAGGCTTCAGGTACATCTAGATCGTAAAATGACACTGTTTGAGCTGGTACAACACTTTGACCACTGCCTTTCACGGCTGCGTAGTAATGAAGCGCATCTGGATTTTGAAGCAGAGAATTCTGAGCCATGCTTACAACCAGATGCTTCAATTATTGAGAAAGAGGCTGCGAAATCGTTCACACCAGGAGTTTTTTCCAAGGTGCAGTTCAGCATAAGAGCAGCCAGCAAGTGTTTTATGATTGAGCACCTAGATGGCTAA